One Candidatus Devosia phytovorans genomic window carries:
- the rplQ gene encoding 50S ribosomal protein L17, with protein MRHGNSGRKLSRTASHRKAMFANMSAALIKHEQIVTTLPKAKDLRPIVEKLITLGKRGDLHARRQAIAQMRDETQVAKLFAVLGPRYKERQGGYIRIMKAGFRYGDNAPMAVIEFVDRDVNAKGQDSGPVQVREDDEYEAA; from the coding sequence ATGCGCCACGGTAATTCCGGCCGCAAGCTCAGCCGAACCGCCTCGCACCGCAAGGCAATGTTCGCCAATATGTCCGCCGCGCTGATCAAGCACGAGCAGATCGTTACCACGCTTCCCAAGGCCAAGGACCTGCGTCCGATCGTCGAGAAGCTGATCACCCTCGGCAAGCGCGGCGACCTGCACGCTCGTCGTCAGGCGATCGCCCAGATGCGCGACGAAACCCAGGTTGCCAAGCTCTTCGCAGTGCTTGGCCCGCGCTACAAGGAACGCCAGGGCGGATATATCCGCATCATGAAGGCTGGCTTCCGCTACGGCGACAACGCCCCGATGGCCGTGATCGAGTTCGTCGATCGCGACGTCAACGCCAAGGGCCAGGACTCCGGTCCGGTCCAGGTGCGCGAAGACGACGAATACGAAGCCGCATAA
- the folB gene encoding dihydroneopterin aldolase — protein MTQAFTGDRIILRDLGFYGYHGVMREENALGQRFFIDLECGLDLSRAASTDSINGTVSYADVYDVVKAAFEGRRMHLIEAVAQNIVDAIFDAFADVTWIVVRVRKPEAPIAMVRGEAAIELHRQRKIQ, from the coding sequence ATGACGCAAGCGTTCACGGGCGACCGTATCATCCTCAGGGACCTCGGTTTTTACGGCTATCACGGCGTCATGCGCGAGGAAAACGCGCTTGGCCAGCGATTCTTCATCGATCTTGAATGTGGCCTCGACCTCAGCCGCGCCGCTTCGACGGACAGCATCAACGGTACGGTGTCCTATGCCGATGTCTATGACGTGGTGAAAGCCGCCTTCGAGGGAAGGCGCATGCATCTCATTGAGGCCGTTGCACAAAATATCGTGGACGCGATCTTTGACGCCTTCGCTGACGTGACCTGGATCGTGGTCCGGGTGCGCAAACCCGAGGCGCCCATTGCCATGGTGCGCGGCGAGGCAGCGATTGAACTGCATCGCCAGCGGAAAATCCAATGA
- a CDS encoding RluA family pseudouridine synthase, with the protein MSGVQQRQVNDDEDGMRLDRWFATHFPQLGFGRLQKLIRNGEVKVDKAKVTTSTRVQAGQTVRIPPIDDADVVRAPKLNEADARFLKDLILYEDEDIYVFNKPHGLAVQGGSGQSRHLDGMLKSLPNKKGEAPRLVHRLDRDTSGCLVVAKTKAAASHFGNVFRSRSARKIYWAIVAGNPHPQQGEISCFLARQSTDDGEQMVVVRNGAPGAQHSQSYYSTTDTASRKFAWVTLKPVTGRTHQLRVHMAQLGTPIIGDPRYFNIENWQGAPGLAEGLHLHARRIAIPLRGGKRLDISAPLPPHMRASFETLGFDPDRYDVSTDPEDGA; encoded by the coding sequence ATGAGTGGCGTACAACAGCGGCAGGTAAACGACGACGAAGACGGCATGCGTCTCGATCGCTGGTTCGCCACCCATTTCCCCCAGCTTGGCTTTGGCCGGCTGCAGAAACTGATCCGCAATGGCGAGGTCAAGGTCGACAAGGCCAAGGTCACCACCAGCACGCGCGTGCAGGCCGGGCAGACCGTGCGCATTCCGCCGATCGACGATGCCGACGTGGTGCGGGCCCCCAAGCTCAACGAGGCCGATGCCCGCTTCCTCAAGGATCTGATCCTTTATGAAGACGAGGACATCTATGTCTTCAACAAGCCGCATGGCCTGGCCGTGCAGGGCGGCAGCGGGCAGAGCCGGCATCTCGACGGCATGCTGAAGAGCCTGCCCAACAAGAAGGGCGAAGCGCCGCGCCTGGTGCATCGTCTCGATCGCGATACGTCGGGCTGTCTCGTCGTGGCCAAGACCAAGGCGGCGGCCAGCCATTTCGGCAATGTGTTTCGCTCGCGCTCGGCGCGGAAGATCTACTGGGCCATTGTTGCCGGCAATCCGCATCCGCAGCAGGGCGAAATCTCCTGCTTCCTCGCCCGCCAGAGCACGGACGATGGCGAGCAGATGGTCGTGGTGCGCAATGGCGCGCCGGGCGCCCAGCATTCGCAGAGCTATTATTCGACCACCGATACGGCTAGCCGCAAGTTTGCCTGGGTGACGCTGAAGCCGGTGACCGGCCGCACGCACCAGCTGCGCGTGCACATGGCGCAGCTCGGCACGCCGATCATCGGTGACCCGCGCTATTTCAACATCGAGAACTGGCAGGGCGCGCCGGGGCTTGCCGAGGGCCTGCATCTGCACGCCCGCCGCATCGCCATTCCGCTGCGCGGGGGCAAGCGCCTCGACATTTCTGCGCCGCTGCCGCCGCATATGCGGGCGAGCTTCGAGACGCTGGGTTTTGATCCCGATCGCTATGACGTCAGCACCGACCCCGAGGACGGCGCATGA
- a CDS encoding ATPase, whose amino-acid sequence MRDQLEDIQQHLNDGYGRAQQLDKVELPKRFYKDVAAGPTDEGFVVTLDGRQTRTPGKVAVSVPAAAIATAMAEEWSAQGEFIDATTMPMVRLVNSAVESGEAMVPAFRDEVVKFAANDLLLYRADAPQELVSEQEIIWDNALETLARYFGVGFAPTTGIIHRAQPQATLDRLAESLDGENLLTLTALVSITGLTGSGLLAIGLLHKLFSPELVWKSAHVDEDYQISQWGQDEEAAERRVKRKVEFDTAVFVIDALRA is encoded by the coding sequence ATGCGCGACCAGCTCGAAGACATTCAGCAGCATCTCAACGATGGCTACGGCCGGGCGCAGCAGCTCGACAAGGTCGAACTGCCCAAGCGCTTCTACAAGGATGTCGCTGCAGGGCCGACGGACGAGGGTTTCGTCGTGACGCTGGACGGTCGCCAGACCCGCACACCGGGCAAGGTGGCCGTGTCGGTGCCTGCCGCCGCCATCGCCACGGCCATGGCCGAGGAATGGTCGGCGCAGGGCGAGTTCATCGATGCCACCACCATGCCCATGGTGCGGCTGGTCAATTCCGCCGTCGAGAGTGGCGAGGCAATGGTCCCGGCGTTCCGCGACGAGGTGGTCAAATTCGCCGCCAATGACCTGTTGCTCTATCGGGCTGATGCGCCGCAGGAACTGGTTTCCGAGCAGGAAATCATCTGGGACAATGCCCTCGAAACCCTGGCGCGTTACTTCGGCGTCGGTTTTGCGCCCACCACAGGTATCATCCATCGAGCACAGCCGCAGGCGACGCTGGATCGGCTGGCCGAGTCGCTGGATGGCGAAAATCTGCTAACCTTGACGGCGCTTGTGTCGATTACCGGCCTTACCGGTTCAGGACTTTTGGCCATTGGCCTGCTGCACAAGCTGTTTTCACCCGAACTGGTTTGGAAGTCCGCCCATGTTGACGAAGACTACCAGATCAGCCAGTGGGGCCAGGACGAGGAAGCCGCGGAGCGCCGGGTCAAGCGCAAGGTCGAATTCGACACCGCCGTCTTCGTCATCGACGCGCTTCGCGCCTGA
- a CDS encoding replication-associated recombination protein A — MSDLFAADPSDTDKARPLADQLRPRSLDEVIGQTHLLGPDGTLRRMITSGRLGSLILWGPPGTGKTTVARLLAEQIDVQFVQISAIFSGVAELKKVFEKARFERLSGHRTLLFVDEIHRFNRAQQDSFLPVMEDGTIILVGATTENPSFELNAALMSRSQVLRFESLAREDLELLLQRAEDLVGEKLPLTEEARETLLGLADGDGRALLGLVEEILASARQDETLDASALLTVVQRRAPIYDKAQDGHYNLISALHKTIRGSDPDAALYYFARMLVAGEDPLFLARRLIRMASEDIGEADPQALPMAVAARDAYQMLGSPEGELALAQVVVHLALAPKSNAVYTAFKAAMVVARETGSPMPPMVILNAPTKLMKGSGYGDGYIYDHDTPEAFSGQEYFPEKLGRQKFYEPVERGFERDLKKRIDYFERLRAAKRGEE, encoded by the coding sequence ATGTCCGATCTCTTCGCCGCCGACCCTTCCGACACCGACAAGGCCCGCCCGCTCGCCGACCAGTTGCGTCCGCGGAGCCTCGACGAGGTCATCGGCCAGACCCATCTGCTGGGGCCCGATGGCACGCTCCGCCGCATGATCACCTCTGGCCGGCTGGGCTCACTGATCCTCTGGGGCCCGCCGGGCACGGGCAAGACCACGGTGGCGCGGCTGCTGGCCGAGCAGATTGACGTGCAGTTCGTGCAGATCTCGGCAATCTTTTCGGGCGTCGCCGAGCTCAAGAAGGTGTTCGAGAAGGCACGCTTCGAGCGCCTCTCCGGCCACCGCACGCTGCTCTTCGTCGACGAAATCCACCGCTTCAACCGCGCGCAGCAGGACAGTTTCCTGCCGGTGATGGAAGACGGGACCATCATTCTCGTTGGCGCGACGACAGAAAATCCGAGCTTCGAGCTCAATGCCGCTCTGATGTCGCGCAGTCAGGTGCTGCGTTTCGAGTCGCTGGCGCGCGAAGATCTCGAATTGCTGCTGCAGCGGGCCGAAGACCTGGTGGGCGAAAAGCTGCCACTGACCGAGGAGGCGCGCGAAACGCTGCTCGGGCTCGCCGATGGCGATGGCCGGGCGCTGCTGGGTCTGGTGGAAGAAATCCTCGCCTCGGCGCGGCAGGACGAGACGCTCGATGCCAGCGCCCTGCTGACCGTCGTGCAACGCCGCGCGCCGATCTACGACAAGGCGCAGGACGGTCACTACAATCTCATCTCCGCGCTGCACAAGACTATCCGCGGCTCGGACCCCGATGCGGCGCTCTACTATTTCGCCCGCATGCTGGTGGCGGGCGAGGATCCGCTCTTTCTCGCCCGGCGGTTGATCCGCATGGCGTCCGAAGATATCGGCGAGGCCGATCCGCAGGCGCTGCCCATGGCCGTGGCAGCGCGCGACGCCTATCAAATGCTGGGTTCTCCCGAGGGCGAACTGGCGCTGGCCCAGGTTGTCGTGCACCTGGCGCTCGCGCCGAAATCCAACGCCGTCTACACCGCTTTCAAGGCCGCCATGGTGGTGGCCAGGGAGACCGGCTCACCCATGCCGCCCATGGTCATCCTCAATGCGCCGACCAAGCTGATGAAGGGTTCTGGCTATGGCGATGGCTATATCTATGACCACGATACGCCCGAGGCGTTTTCCGGCCAGGAGTATTTCCCCGAAAAGCTGGGCCGGCAGAAGTTCTATGAGCCGGTCGAACGCGGCTTCGAGCGGGACCTGAAGAAGCGCATCGACTATTTCGAACGGCTGCGCGCTGCCAAGCGGGGCGAAGAATAG
- a CDS encoding AAA family ATPase, translating to MPPIPPLADFGCRIMINGPSNAGKSTLADAIARKLDIPPVHLDRFSHEEHGNWIPRSEEAFQALHDAAIRDDAWVMDGNYSRLMAQRYARATGIVVIDDHLLRRYRRYFYRSLFQQRRLGGLASGQDGVKWEMIRWIWKTRHQGKYEQVARQTGLPVVTCRNQAELQQLYGAWGLDRR from the coding sequence ATGCCTCCCATCCCGCCTCTGGCCGACTTCGGCTGCCGCATCATGATCAATGGCCCCAGCAATGCCGGCAAATCCACGCTGGCCGATGCCATTGCGCGCAAGCTGGACATTCCGCCCGTCCATCTCGACCGCTTCAGCCACGAAGAGCATGGCAATTGGATCCCGCGCAGCGAAGAAGCCTTCCAGGCGCTGCACGACGCCGCGATCAGGGATGACGCCTGGGTCATGGATGGCAACTATTCCCGCCTCATGGCGCAGCGCTACGCCCGCGCGACCGGCATCGTGGTCATCGACGATCATCTGCTCAGGCGCTACCGCCGTTATTTCTACCGCAGCCTGTTCCAGCAGCGGCGGCTCGGCGGTCTTGCGAGCGGCCAGGACGGCGTGAAATGGGAAATGATCCGCTGGATCTGGAAGACCCGCCATCAGGGCAAATATGAGCAGGTCGCTCGCCAGACCGGCCTGCCCGTGGTCACCTGTCGAAATCAGGCCGAGCTGCAGCAACTTTACGGGGCCTGGGGCCTCGATCGTCGCTGA
- the crcB gene encoding fluoride efflux transporter CrcB — translation MYPFLLVGAGGALGAMARYGTGVLVGRLWPMSFPLATLLINIIGAFAMGLFVGLMARLLPTWQEDARLFVAVGILGGFTTFSSFSLDAIVLMERGEWLSAGAYVLLSVVLCLFGLYLGLLVTRGVA, via the coding sequence ATGTATCCCTTCCTTCTTGTTGGCGCCGGCGGCGCACTGGGCGCCATGGCGCGCTACGGCACCGGTGTGCTGGTCGGCCGGCTCTGGCCGATGTCCTTCCCGCTCGCGACGCTGCTTATCAACATCATCGGCGCCTTCGCCATGGGCCTGTTCGTCGGGCTGATGGCCCGCCTGCTGCCCACCTGGCAGGAGGATGCGCGATTGTTCGTGGCCGTCGGGATTCTGGGCGGTTTCACCACCTTCTCCTCCTTTTCGCTCGATGCGATCGTGCTGATGGAGCGGGGAGAATGGCTTTCGGCGGGGGCCTATGTGCTGTTGTCGGTTGTGCTCTGCCTCTTTGGGCTTTATCTCGGCCTTTTGGTGACCCGAGGCGTGGCATGA
- a CDS encoding DegQ family serine endoprotease, producing MTLRAWLFAGSAIAVLAIGGTLAFSPWNAPSVAQVAVAPPVAPAQTLAVPQSDAQVKLSFAPVVKAVAPSVVNVYATRIEQRQTSPFANDPFFSRFFGEGQFQSRPRESRSLGSGVVVDAGGVILTNRHVIEGATDVRIALSDGREFAVDVVIEDAQTDLAVLRVRDPGETTFPAITFADSDALLVGDLVLAIGNPFGVGQTVTSGIVSALARTGVESSDYEFFIQTDAAINPGNSGGALVDLNGNLVGINTAIYSQTGGSVGIGFAIPANMARLVAEAGVSGSEIVRPWFGAKLQAVNSDIAASLGMAAPHGALIAELAPDGPAARAGFAAGDVILSVDGVAVDDPSAFNFRLATKPVGQVTTLERLRGGTTEQVQFNVEAAPTVGDDMLATITGSSRFTGTSVRQLDPALAESKNLPYDARGVIVTAVEAGSPAEQMGMRVDDVILSLNDQAMDTAKAFSDTASQRARTWQIILQRDGRVSRSIVSG from the coding sequence ATGACATTGCGCGCATGGCTTTTCGCTGGTTCGGCCATTGCCGTCCTCGCGATTGGCGGCACATTGGCCTTTTCGCCCTGGAACGCGCCCAGTGTGGCGCAGGTGGCCGTGGCGCCGCCGGTTGCGCCAGCCCAGACGCTGGCGGTGCCGCAGAGCGATGCGCAGGTGAAGCTGAGCTTTGCGCCCGTGGTCAAGGCCGTGGCGCCCTCGGTGGTCAATGTCTATGCGACGCGCATCGAGCAGCGCCAGACCTCGCCCTTTGCCAATGATCCGTTCTTCTCGCGCTTCTTTGGCGAGGGGCAGTTCCAGAGCCGGCCGCGGGAAAGCCGGTCGCTGGGCTCGGGCGTCGTGGTCGATGCGGGCGGGGTGATCCTCACCAATCGTCACGTCATCGAAGGGGCCACCGATGTGCGCATTGCGCTGAGCGACGGGCGGGAATTTGCCGTCGACGTGGTGATCGAGGATGCCCAGACAGACCTCGCCGTGCTGCGCGTGCGCGATCCGGGCGAGACGACTTTCCCGGCCATAACCTTTGCCGACAGCGATGCGCTGCTGGTCGGCGATCTGGTGCTGGCCATCGGCAACCCCTTTGGCGTCGGCCAGACGGTGACCAGCGGTATCGTTTCGGCCCTGGCGCGGACGGGTGTCGAAAGCTCGGACTATGAATTCTTCATACAGACCGACGCGGCGATCAATCCGGGCAATTCCGGTGGGGCGCTGGTCGATCTCAATGGCAATCTGGTCGGCATCAATACCGCCATCTATTCGCAGACCGGCGGCTCGGTCGGCATCGGCTTTGCCATTCCGGCCAATATGGCGCGGCTGGTGGCCGAGGCGGGTGTCAGTGGCAGCGAGATCGTGCGGCCATGGTTCGGCGCCAAGCTGCAGGCGGTCAATTCCGATATCGCCGCGAGCCTTGGCATGGCGGCGCCGCATGGGGCGCTGATTGCCGAACTGGCGCCGGACGGTCCGGCCGCTCGGGCTGGCTTTGCGGCTGGTGACGTCATCCTCTCCGTCGATGGCGTCGCCGTGGACGATCCCAGCGCCTTCAACTTCCGCCTCGCCACCAAGCCCGTGGGGCAGGTGACGACGCTCGAACGGCTGCGCGGCGGCACGACGGAGCAGGTGCAGTTCAATGTGGAAGCCGCGCCAACCGTGGGCGACGACATGCTGGCCACCATCACCGGTAGCTCCCGCTTTACCGGTACCAGCGTGCGACAGCTCGATCCGGCGCTCGCCGAGTCCAAGAACCTGCCCTATGACGCCAGGGGCGTGATCGTCACCGCCGTCGAAGCCGGCTCGCCCGCCGAACAGATGGGCATGCGGGTGGATGACGTGATCCTCTCGCTCAATGATCAGGCCATGGACACAGCGAAAGCCTTTTCCGACACGGCCAGCCAAAGGGCGCGGACCTGGCAGATCATCCTGCAGCGGGATGGACGGGTGAGCCGGAGCATTGTTTCTGGATAG
- the folK gene encoding 2-amino-4-hydroxy-6-hydroxymethyldihydropteridine diphosphokinase, producing MTSMAWLSLGANIGADPAAQVLAAVEKIDAAEEIRVTRQSSLMITKPWGKLDQPDFANLAIEIETTLKPLELLDILQAIELEMGRVRVEVWGPRVIDIDIIAYDQIEMNTPRLTLPHPHAHERDFVLTPLAEIAPDVSRLLTSGTARTH from the coding sequence ATGACCTCAATGGCCTGGCTCAGCCTCGGCGCAAATATCGGCGCCGATCCGGCGGCACAAGTGCTTGCTGCCGTAGAGAAAATTGACGCTGCGGAAGAGATCCGGGTGACTAGGCAGTCCAGCCTGATGATCACAAAGCCCTGGGGCAAGCTTGATCAGCCCGACTTCGCCAATCTGGCGATCGAGATCGAGACCACGCTCAAACCGCTGGAGCTGCTCGATATTCTGCAGGCCATCGAGCTGGAAATGGGCCGCGTCCGCGTCGAAGTCTGGGGTCCGCGGGTGATCGATATCGACATCATCGCCTACGACCAGATCGAGATGAACACCCCGCGCCTGACCCTGCCGCACCCCCACGCCCACGAGCGTGACTTCGTGCTAACACCCCTGGCCGAAATCGCCCCTGATGTTAGCAGACTGCTAACATCAGGGACCGCCAGAACGCACTAG
- the folP gene encoding dihydropteroate synthase, which translates to MHTRHTITLPGRAPLILGETPLVMGILNVTPDSFSDGGQHNLVESALAHAREMIAEGADIIDIGGESTRPGSAPVGVQEELDRVMPVIDALIAAGITTPLSIDTYKPLVADQAIQAGASIINDVHGLQGAAEMAEIAALHQAPVIAMHWQKDRDTQIPLLDDMRSYFERSIARAREAGISQLILDPGFGFGKTLAENYQLITRSRQACLDDLPILIGTSRKSMIGRLLGNEPSERLAGTIATNVLAYQNGGHIFRVHDVHANRDALRVAQAVLYGPPEEGISA; encoded by the coding sequence ATGCATACGCGTCACACCATCACCCTGCCCGGCCGCGCGCCGCTGATCCTCGGCGAAACACCGCTGGTCATGGGCATTCTCAACGTCACCCCGGACAGCTTCTCCGACGGCGGCCAGCACAATCTGGTCGAAAGCGCCCTCGCCCACGCCCGTGAAATGATCGCCGAAGGCGCCGACATCATCGATATCGGTGGCGAGAGCACGCGGCCTGGCTCTGCCCCGGTCGGCGTCCAGGAAGAGCTCGACCGCGTCATGCCGGTCATCGACGCCCTGATTGCTGCCGGCATCACGACACCGCTCTCGATCGACACCTACAAGCCTCTTGTCGCCGACCAGGCCATCCAGGCCGGGGCGTCGATCATCAACGATGTTCATGGCCTGCAGGGCGCTGCCGAAATGGCCGAGATCGCCGCCCTCCACCAGGCGCCTGTCATCGCCATGCATTGGCAGAAAGATCGTGACACCCAAATTCCCCTCCTCGACGACATGCGTTCTTACTTCGAACGCAGTATCGCACGGGCCCGGGAGGCGGGGATAAGTCAGCTGATTTTGGACCCGGGATTTGGCTTCGGGAAGACGCTGGCGGAAAATTACCAACTCATCACAAGAAGTCGTCAAGCATGCTTGGACGACCTGCCGATCCTCATCGGTACGTCGAGAAAATCCATGATTGGCAGGCTCTTGGGCAATGAACCCTCGGAGCGCCTGGCCGGTACCATCGCCACCAATGTCCTCGCCTACCAGAATGGCGGTCACATCTTCCGCGTCCATGACGTCCACGCCAACCGCGATGCGCTTCGTGTTGCCCAAGCCGTGCTATATGGTCCGCCGGAAGAAGGAATTAGCGCATGA
- a CDS encoding DNA-directed RNA polymerase subunit alpha: MTVTIQRNWQELIKPTKLEIVSGSDNARVASVVAEPLERGYGLTLGNALRRVLLSSLQGAAVTAIQIDGILHEFSSLPGVREDITDLVLNVKEIALKMGGEGPKRLNLSKQGPGAVTAGDIKVTGDIEVLNPELVICHLDDGAEINIEFTVDTGKGYVAADKNRPEDAPIGYIPVDSLFSPVRRVSYKVDATRAGESLDKDKLTLQIETNGAVSPEDAVAYAARILQDQLSVFVNFEEPSKEKAQDAVPELAFNPALLKKVDELELSVRSANCLKNDNIVYIGDLIQKTEAEMLRTPNFGRKSLNEIKEVLAQMGLHLGMDVANWPPENIDDLAKRYEDHY; this comes from the coding sequence ATAACCGTGACGATCCAGAGGAACTGGCAAGAACTGATCAAGCCGACCAAGCTGGAGATTGTTTCGGGCAGCGACAACGCGCGCGTGGCATCGGTAGTAGCCGAGCCGCTTGAGCGCGGTTACGGGCTTACCCTTGGTAACGCCCTGCGTCGCGTGCTGCTGTCGTCGCTCCAGGGCGCGGCAGTTACCGCAATCCAGATTGACGGCATTCTGCATGAATTCTCCTCGCTTCCGGGCGTGCGTGAAGACATCACCGATCTCGTCCTCAACGTGAAGGAAATCGCGTTGAAGATGGGCGGCGAAGGCCCCAAGCGCCTGAACCTGAGCAAGCAGGGTCCAGGTGCAGTGACCGCCGGCGACATCAAGGTCACCGGCGACATCGAAGTGCTGAACCCCGAGCTGGTGATCTGCCATCTCGACGACGGCGCCGAGATCAACATCGAATTCACCGTCGACACTGGCAAGGGCTATGTCGCTGCCGACAAGAACCGTCCCGAAGATGCACCGATCGGCTATATCCCGGTCGACTCGCTGTTTTCGCCGGTTCGCCGCGTTAGCTACAAGGTCGATGCCACCCGTGCGGGTGAAAGCCTCGACAAGGACAAGCTGACCCTGCAGATCGAGACCAATGGCGCCGTGTCGCCGGAAGATGCCGTGGCCTATGCCGCTCGCATCCTCCAGGACCAGCTGTCGGTCTTTGTGAACTTCGAAGAGCCCAGCAAGGAAAAGGCACAGGATGCCGTTCCCGAACTGGCCTTCAACCCGGCTCTGCTCAAGAAGGTCGACGAACTCGAACTTTCGGTCCGCTCGGCCAATTGCCTGAAGAACGACAACATCGTCTACATCGGCGACCTTATCCAGAAGACGGAAGCCGAGATGCTGCGGACGCCGAACTTCGGCCGCAAGTCGCTCAATGAAATCAAGGAAGTCCTGGCACAGATGGGGCTTCATCTCGGGATGGACGTGGCCAATTGGCCGCCCGAGAATATCGATGACCTCGCCAAGCGCTACGAAGATCACTACTGA
- a CDS encoding HAD-IA family hydrolase: protein MKLVVFDMDGTLIDTQALITEHMATTFAGAGLTPPTPAQSRRVIGLSLPIALARLAHSDDAVLIDKLVNDYKAHYRASLLDGESREGLFPGALDALNTLKAQGDVVLGIATGKGLSGVHRILELHGLTDHFVTLQTPDHNPSKPHPGMLETAMRETGASPAETVMIGDTTFDIEMGVAAKTRTIGVTWGYHEPRELIAVGADTMIDRYDQLVGAIGKLLD from the coding sequence ATGAAGCTCGTCGTCTTCGACATGGATGGCACGCTGATCGACACGCAGGCGCTGATCACCGAGCATATGGCGACCACTTTCGCCGGCGCCGGCCTGACGCCGCCGACCCCTGCGCAGTCGCGCCGGGTCATCGGCCTGTCCCTGCCGATCGCGCTGGCCCGGCTGGCCCATAGCGATGATGCCGTGCTGATCGACAAGCTGGTCAATGATTACAAGGCGCATTACCGCGCCTCGCTGCTTGATGGCGAAAGCCGGGAAGGGCTGTTTCCTGGCGCGCTGGATGCCCTCAATACCCTCAAGGCGCAGGGCGATGTCGTCCTCGGCATTGCCACGGGCAAGGGGCTCAGTGGCGTGCATCGCATTCTCGAACTGCATGGCCTGACCGATCATTTCGTCACGCTGCAGACGCCGGATCACAATCCCTCCAAGCCACATCCCGGCATGCTGGAAACGGCGATGCGCGAGACCGGCGCTTCACCGGCCGAGACCGTGATGATCGGCGACACGACCTTCGATATCGAAATGGGCGTCGCCGCCAAGACCCGCACCATCGGCGTCACCTGGGGCTATCACGAGCCGCGCGAACTGATTGCCGTCGGCGCCGACACCATGATCGATCGCTATGACCAGCTGGTCGGCGCGATCGGCAAACTTCTGGACTGA
- a CDS encoding VOC family protein produces the protein MAVKRMDNVGIVVEDLDATIEFFVELGLELVGRSKIEGGWSGKVTGLHGQQVEIAMMRTPDGHSQLELSRFLAPAVVEDHRRAPVNALGYLRVMFAVDDLDAVLERLYTRGATLVDEVVNYQDVYRLCYIRGPEGILIGLAEELA, from the coding sequence ATGGCCGTCAAGCGCATGGACAATGTCGGGATCGTGGTGGAAGACCTCGATGCGACGATAGAATTCTTCGTCGAGTTGGGCCTCGAACTGGTCGGTCGTTCGAAGATCGAAGGCGGCTGGTCCGGCAAGGTCACCGGCCTGCACGGCCAGCAGGTCGAGATCGCCATGATGCGCACGCCGGACGGGCACAGCCAGCTCGAACTTTCCCGGTTCCTGGCGCCTGCGGTCGTCGAGGATCACCGCAGGGCCCCGGTGAACGCCCTTGGGTATCTCCGCGTCATGTTTGCCGTGGATGATCTAGACGCTGTGCTGGAGCGGCTCTATACGCGCGGCGCGACGCTGGTGGACGAGGTCGTCAACTATCAGGACGTCTACAGGCTCTGCTATATCCGCGGGCCGGAGGGCATTCTCATCGGCCTCGCCGAGGAACTGGCTTGA